The genomic region gcacaccctcctcaagatCCCCACCCGCTTCATAACCCGCCTCTTCGTCGGGTTCGACATCCTCGCCGCTGCGATCCAGGGGTCTGGGACCTCCATCGCCGCGTCGGCGAACTGGACTGGACTGAAGGCATTATCGGGAGTTGACGTGCTTGTTGCTGGGCTGGCAGTGCAGGTTGCGGGAGTGggggtttttcttttggttcTGGGGAGGTTTACTTTTCTGGTGAAACAGCTGGGGAgcaaggggggaggttggggggggttgctggtggcggtTTGGGTGTCGAGTGGGTTGATTTTCGTGAGTACTTCAACTGACTGGAGATGTTGgttggggaaagggagggagggtgctAATCATGGATAATACCTAGGTGAGGTGCATTTACCGGCTGGTCGAGTTCGTGGAAGGGATTGACGGGTATGCTTTTCGAAATGAgtggttgttttgggtgtttgaggggacggggatgcTACTGGCGATAGGGCTATTTTGTGTTTGGCACCCGGGGGCTTGcttgaagaggggggaggtgacagagggagagaagagtGAGGGGGGAAGTGACACTCAGGcgtgaggttgttgtcaaGAGATGGCCGTTCACCTAGCGAGCAGCTAGCCTCCTGACATAATTCATCGGCCACTCTGCGTATTTTTCGTACTCGACAGGCAGCCCGGCAGCAAGCTTCTCCATCCAGGCAATGCAGGTTCTTTTTCGATAGGCAAAACGCCCACCTTTGTTGCAGGTAGTGAGAGCAATGTGCCCGATGGCAAACTCGATGAGAACAAAGTGGATGAAGAGCAGTTGGGCTGgatggttgttggggtcgaTAAAGGGGGCGAACTCTTCATTGCTGGAGTGGTTGAATAAGGAATACAGGGCGGCAAACTGAGAAAAGGCTGTATAGGTAGCAAGTCAGCATTTGATCTCTCCCAGAAAGACCGGACTGGTACTGACCTTCTGACGCCGACGTCCTGGCAGCTTTTGCAATCGCCTCTGTTGAAGCCAAGAACTTAACCTCCAACGGGCTCTTACACAGAGGTCCGAGTGCCCTCAGAGACTTCAAAAAGTCACCAATGAgaatctcctcatcctcgctcaAATCCAAGGGAACGATCCCAATGACTCGTCGGACGCTATCACAGTACCCTTCCTGTGTAAACTCACGGAACAACGAGTTCTTCATGCTGCCCATAGCGGTATTTGCAATAATATGACACCCCCTAGACATGGCGAGAAACTCAGGCATACCCTCAGCCATACAGCTCGCTTGAAACGCCAAAGCCATCATAGCAGCAAACCTCGCATCCCCCTCAGCCTGTGAAGAGCAAGGCTTACTCAAACTGTTGTTAAGAGACTGTATCGCCTTGACACGGTGAGCCAGCGCTTGCGAAGAGCAATTCCCCCCATGCAAATCAAGATGTGACGCCGCCAGCCCAAGCATGGCATGCATAAGATAATCATACTGGTGCCCAGTCAGCGTAAGATACTCCCGAGGGTTCTCCAAGTTTGAGAGCTTACGCTATGCGACAAACACGCCGTCTGCATCCAAATCTGATCCCCCTGTATCGGCAAAGGCGGGTACGCAGTCACCAAAAAGTGATGAAAATACCTCATATCCTCCTGCGTAAACACTGTAGTCGTCGATGACTGCAAGCTGTTCGTTGGGACCACCGTTATCACCGAAGCCGAAAACGCCGACGCCATTCTCGGCCGCTCAGGGTACTCACACACCAGTCCGACCCTCGCGCAGTTCGAGCAGGAGGGGATCGTCTCCTGGCATTTGACCTTTCGCCTCTTGCAGTGGAAGCAACCCAGCCGGGACTTTGTGTGTCCCTTTCGCGGGATTGGCCTTCGGCGGGCTCGGGTTCCTGGTTCTTTGGCGTGGGGTGTGCCGGTATGTGGGGTTGATACCGGTGCTGTCTCTGGCCCGGATGAGTCTTCTGCTGATTCGGGGACACCCCCAGGGGAACATGTCGAGCAGGGAACCCAGTGGTtagaggttggtgatgggtggtggttgtccaTCCTTGTTTGACGATGCACAAGTGGCTCTTGATCAAGGGTATATTCTCAAATTCTTTACATAAAAAGAGTGTTATAAAAAGTCGGCCTTGGACATTCTCCCCTTTTGATGATGCGGCTGGGGTTGTCGTGGACTCGACGCTCTTCAAGGGTTTGGTCAGCACGACCACATTAAAGGGATGGGGCCGAATGACGCGTGTTTTGGGCTGTGTAAAACTAGAGGAAGTGCCATACGCTACCAAACATTATCAAATCCAGGGGCTGTGCAGAAAGAGAAGTACGACTACTTCCACTTGCTTGCGTGTTGTTGGACGTTGGCGCTGATGGCAGGTAAgcaagggttagggttgagaTGACAGGCTGAGAGAAGATGACGATGTATAAGGTGCCGTGAGTTTAAGCTGAGATGATTTAATATATGATATAATTAAAATCATGGGATAGGACTTGTAGATGCTCAGATAAAGCTGGGATCAGACGGCCCAGAAGCTCGGACACTGAGCTCTGGCGTTGTAGgaaccctcaccacaaaatagtTGACACAAAAGTATGTTAACCCATATTATACTATGAACTATACTTTAAAAGTAAATTAATAGGCCTTGAAACGATCTTTTAAAACCTATTAACTATCGCTAAAGGTTTATAAGTTATCTTTAAAAGCCTATATACTATCTTTTAAAGGCCTATAGACTATCCTTCAAGGCATGTTAACCTACTTTAGTATGTCATTATTTTGTGGCAAGGGTGGTAGGATGTAGCTCAACTCACATGGGAACTTTAACAGACCCCCATGCACTCAACCTCACTCCCTCACAAGATCCCTGCCCGAAGGACGCCCTGGTAGAAACGCACAACACCATAAAAGCCCCAAGGGTAAGCTTTTCCCAGACCTAATCCAGTACTACAAACTTATTAAGAGCAATCAACATAGTCATTACAACCCTCTCAGCATTGTAGGTATCTCAGCATGTCTAAGCTTTTATATGTACTCCGCCCATCTTAAAAGTCATCCTCCCCTGAGCCCGAGATGATAACATTGTTCACCTTGAGCACCATGCGGCACAGCTGTGTCGCCAACatgagctgctgcttctttcCAATCAATGGGTCAATAACAAACGCCTCCTTCATGTTGTTGGACCCGCGGCCCATGCAGTCCACACCCAGACGGCCACGGCCAGATGGGTCCTTGACCTGTTGAGACTTGACCTCGGCAAGAGTGGCAATAGGGTTGAGACCGCTGTTCTCGGCAAGGGCCATGGGGATGGCATCAAGAGCCTCGGCGAAGGCGCGCATGGCGTATTGCTCGAGACCGGGGGtcttgacagcctcgtcCTCAACGGCCAGAGAGCATGCAATTTCGGcggaaccaccaccatagACAACGCGGTTGTCACGGACAAGGTTCCTTACGACGCAAAGGGCATCGTGGAGGGAGCGCTTGGCCTCATCGATAATCTATGGGAGTGTTAGTTGAAATCCGGTTCTCGGTAAAGATCTCTAGAGAATGTACATACCATCTTGTTGCTACCCCTAACAAAGACTGTTACTGCACGAGTGTTGGCACACTCCTCGATAACAAGCATCTTTTCCCTTGTAGTGCCAAAGGTCATTTCTCTGACGATACCAGCGGTGCCAAGCTTCTCTGGCTTAAGGTCCTCGAATCTGGGAACAATACGGCCGTTTGTCGCAATGGCAATCAGCTCAATCTCTGGGCCACCAACCCATCTTACGGCGGGGAGCTCgttctggaggaggagatggttgGCCTCGTCGTCGAAACCCCACTGGCAAATGGCCAGATTGGCACCGGCATCCTTTATTTGTTGAATCATCTCGACGAACTTCTCGCGCT from Podospora bellae-mahoneyi strain CBS 112042 chromosome 4, whole genome shotgun sequence harbors:
- a CDS encoding hypothetical protein (EggNog:ENOG503P00F; COG:S), which codes for MAKIPTTQVFQKGSVWMYSPSLPPAILFLILYFFACLYITYLTFHRYKTWYMTVFPLGALLEVAGYAMRIYSVKNQGNIAAFIATLTLHVLAPLLFAAGNYLLLGRLISHSLPTRHTLLKIPTRFITRLFVGFDILAAAIQGSGTSIAASANWTGLKALSGVDVLVAGLAVQVAGVGVFLLVLGRFTFLVKQLGSKGGGWGGLLVAVWVSSGLIFVSTSTDWRCWLGKGREGANHG
- a CDS encoding hypothetical protein (EggNog:ENOG503P26W; COG:S) — protein: MDNHHPSPTSNHWVPCSTCSPGGVPESAEDSSGPETAPVSTPHTGTPHAKEPGTRARRRPIPRKGHTKSRLGCFHCKRRKVKCQETIPSCSNCARVGLVCEYPERPRMASAFSASVITVVPTNSLQSSTTTVFTQEDMRYFHHFLVTAYPPLPIQGDQIWMQTACLSHSYDYLMHAMLGLAASHLDLHGGNCSSQALAHRVKAIQSLNNSLSKPCSSQAEGDARFAAMMALAFQASCMAEGMPEFLAMSRGCHIIANTAMGSMKNSLFREFTQEGYCDSVRRVIGIVPLDLSEDEEILIGDFLKSLRALGPLCKSPLEVKFLASTEAIAKAARTSASEAFSQFAALYSLFNHSSNEEFAPFIDPNNHPAQLLFIHFVLIEFAIGHIALTTCNKGGRFAYRKRTCIAWMEKLAAGLPVEYEKYAEWPMNYVRRLAAR